In Melanotaenia boesemani isolate fMelBoe1 chromosome 5, fMelBoe1.pri, whole genome shotgun sequence, the DNA window tctcgtctgtacagaaaagaaaacaatcagtTCACTCTGAAAACAAAAGCTTTAAGGGATCTTATTTCCATCAAGACTGTTTTAATGGATGTAAAAAGTACTGCCTGAGACAAATCTGCAAGATTACGACAAcacttcttttcatttcaatCTGGCTTTTTTTCCTGACTGTACACTCCTGTTGCTGCCATCTATCGCCCTCTAGTGGCTGCTAACACGCATAGCATTAGTGCTCCAATCCCACAAATTGCTTCATTCATTTAGAAAGAAACTAAACTTACAACTTTAAATACACCTTGCCACCTGGAAAACACCATTCATACCATTTACAAACTGACACTGTGACAACTATAATGATGGAGGCAGAAGGTGGAATTATAACTAACCATAAACACAGCCATGTTTATAGTAATTGAAGCCTGAGTCACTGGCAGACAACAAACCCTGGTGTTTTGTTGCATTACAAAATGCTTTTATGGATGTGATGGTGCTGTAATTCATGTCTGTGGCTATAAAGTTAGGTGCAAAGTGCATTTGCATCATCTAGCacctagcactacatgacagcacctgggtccaactggactcaaaagcggtctgactatcacttaattatgacgtcccatcttgtttgaattcatgcttgtgttgttcttcctctcaaatgtaagtcgctttggataaaagcgtctgctaaatgactgtagaatagaatagaatagaatagaatctaATTTATTCAAAGgacaataaaactgaaaaaggtgACCTTAGGCCTTCTATAGTCCCAACCCAGAAAACACCCATATCAACTATCCAGACATTAAATCTACAAGTTATTATGTAACCATGTGATAAAATGCCTCAGTtatgtttatattaattttaaaaatcatcCACATCACAACAAAATTACTATCATTTACTATAAAATGGACTTACCTGTACTTCTGCTTAGGAAAAAACAGATGTATGTGACTTCCTTACAAAACTAGGTCAGTAAACTCAGCATTGCTGTGGGGTGTTTGCTCTAGCtgcaatatgttttttttttaatgattttttatgaTATGAAGTAAAAACATTCGAGGATATGCGTATAAACATTCTAGtatgaaataaaactaaataaaaaagctgtaattaatatatatatgcatctttaaataattcaaataaatgtatattgaCGACTAAATCtaattattaaaactttttttggTGTTAAAAGGTTGTACTATTTTTAGTACATGTGTGCAGATATAATAAGTTTGGAAGTGAAGACAACTTGTGTGACCATACCTGTAAGGTTTTATGGGTGTGTTTCATACATCAggttttgcattgaagtcattGAAATACCTATCCAACTACTTTGACACATGAAAATGGAGTTTCTATGTTTGTAAACCCCCCGTTTTTACCATTAAATGCTAATTAAACGTTGTCAGGGTGGATTTAGATGGCGTTAAAGAAGTTTAAACggctaaaaacaaacaggaaaacagcGAGCAGTAACCACAGTTCAGTTACCTTCACCGCTGTCAAACTAACTCctccttttctcctctttcttcttctttcacttCTTCTTCCGCTTTTCTTCTTGCCGTCAACTCCTCATGTTTGGAAGTTAAACTTTGAATCAGACACTGATTAAAAAGTTGCCATGAAAACAAAGTaagaaaaagtcaaacacaCCCGGAAGTGTTTTCCCCCCTCTTCTTCCCCAACAGGGTTTGTTCGGTAGGTACTCCTTTGCGTACCGCAAGGGCGGTGATATTCACGGTGAGGAGCTCACAGTCTAGAAAAACTTTCCTTTAGTAATTTACAAAACCGATTTAAGTTATTAGATTGATCAAAGAGAAAAAGTAATAGatggcaaaacaaatttaaaacaaacaacaacaaataaataacaaaggATTAAGATATCACTATGGAGCTTGTGACAGAGTTTCTATGGTTTCAAGCAgttcaaaaaccaaaaacaaaacagaacaaccCGAGGGCTGGAAATTTATGTAACTGAACTTCTATCACTTATTTGCACCACAGGCTATAAAACATGTCTGTACAAGGAATGGCTGGTCACAAAGTGTCTATTTTACCCCTTATTTTGATCTTAGAAAGTTGGAAAAAGGCTAAAATTATACTAGACTTACCTTGATGGACAAAGTGATGATGATTAGACgcattaaaaccacattttcatATTAcggctttatttaatttagctttgtaTGTCACAGAAATTGTATCATAATTTTGGTAGAATAAACATAGACAAACAATTGGTCGTAAAGAAATTAGTACTTTGTTCATACTAATGTTTCTGCAGTCAAATCCAGTgcaactttattattattattataattacaaTTACAAGTTATAACTGTCCAAACCAAGTCAATATACTTAAATGCATGTTTGAAAACAAAGTGTTAACCAAGAGGCTGTAcatctaaaatgaaaacaaaacggaaaacagatgcagattttatttattcaaacttATATTTCTTAGTTAAATGAAACCACCTAAGAGTGGATGCATTGTTTCAGACCACTAAAGGTCACTGGGATGCTGTCTATAGAAAATACCTGctattcttctattttttttttccaatacaTGATCCAGTTGCACCAGTTTAAATCTTGCAAAAACATACACAATACCACTTAAAACTACAAATACCTTAGTAGTatacttttcatttctttgctatGCATAGTAGATTAGATGTTTGTAGCATAAATTCTACTAAAACTAATTAGAAAcacctaataataataatttagatttCAACACAATTTAAAACCACGTCTTTGTGTCTTTTCAGTCATAGAAGTGAGATATGGGTGGCATAAAAGACCATCAGGGTTTCTTCTAAACATAAGGTAGCTTCCTGTTAAACCGGAGGGTTGCTTACCAAAACTTCAACCTCCTGACTAAGTTAGAGGAAACAGTAGAAGGTGTTGCATTGCTTCTGCTGACTTTTAAGTGTTATGTATACTACTTTAACACTTATGGCTTTATATTGAGGCCATGCAGATTTATGTGATTAATGATTCTTTATCATCTTTGATGGTAAATGATTGCTATTATAAACAATGTATGCGACTAAGGCAACAATGACTGAATTTtagataaaattaattttagcacaaagacagaaacaggCGTATAAGTGACCTATATGTGCCCTTAGACGCTTACATTTAATACCTCACACCCCCACACTTCCTGTTTATTCACTTCAAGGAGCACAGAAACAATGACCAGCAACCCACAGGCACCAATGTGTTAAACCTGCCATAAAACATAGAAAAGCCGAAGTTCTATTCTGGTTCAAAGGAAAGACACATTATGTCAGAGCTGTCAATTCGTTATTGATaacatttattcatgttttttcttaattGCAAACAGGTACAAAGAGATTGACACCAAAAGATAGAAAATATAGTTCCTAGTCTGTGGGCCAATGGTTAACGAGCATGTTGAGCATCATCATATCTATGTAATTATCTGCATGAGGACTTCATTGCTTGTATGTCTCGTCTGAATGTCCTGGTCtgcaaacagcaaaacaaatacaacaaaagttaacaacagacaattttaaAGTAGCATTTTGCTTAAATAATAGAATAATCTCAGAAacagtagaataatctatttcTATATAAGATAAAGTACCTGCTTCCTTTTGACACCAATGGCTGAAACCAACTCATTTCATGAAATATAGCTGCTGTTTAATAATAGCATTAAAATACCTGTGCACCACCCACTTTGTTTCTATATCATTGCATTTCTGGCACATTTTGACAGAAACTGCTTTTAGTGTCTCAAATGGCCAGTCAGGACCTATTTTGCTGAGCGGATGCCCATTTTATTCTTGAGCTTGACTGCCAAGGACCACTAAATGTATGAGTTCTTTGAACAATTCAGTGCTGGAAGATTTGATTTAtctgagaaaataaacataaactaAGATGATATCAGTAGTAATTATAGTGTAGTAACATCAcctcttttctccctcttcctgTCTTTATAAATAAGTCCCAGAAGAACCGTGGAAATCAAGTAAGGAGCTCCAACCACTAAGTGTCGGACAAGTGTTGAGACAGACACTTGTGGCATTGGAGGATCCTCACCTGCAGGTGGCACtataagaagaaagaaacttATCATTAATTATGAGCAATTTAAAATTAGAAGATATATCTTCAAACTGTTGCTGTTCATTGTAGTGATATGGATGCAGTATTAGTGCAGAAAGAGCCAGATGTCTTAAAGCAGCAGAAAGGAAGGTGGGGGGAGTTCACATTTAGTTGCATTCCAAGATTTGATGTAATCCTTTAGCTTCCTCAGCTAGGCAATCATATTTTATGCATAGACTTATACTGTATTACTGTAAACTTGATTACTGcggattatatattttttttaattgtattgaATTAGAATGTGTCTTTGCGAAGGAGATGCAGTAGGAGCTCAGTTTCATGTACTCCAACTTTTACATACACTCTGATGCCATTTATTTAGAGATTAGGGATCCTCTTTAGTTAGTTAATGCACtgatttagttcagttttcagTATATGTTTTAGTTTGCTTctattctctctctctgaggTGATTTTAGAGATCAGCACAATCATGAAGCCTGCCCATGAGTGTTGCTGACAAAGGCCTAGTGTGCTGAATTAATAGTTGGTTATTAGAAGTAGTTAAGTTTCGGTTGTTCTTAATTAGTATTAGTTGTTTTGGGGGTTTTGTAAATGGTTATGGTGGGatgtaattttgtattttatgatGTTGTGTTTAGAACTAGTTTGTATTGAATGTTTATAATGGTCACAGTTGTAAATACACTCATGTGTTTGGTACTGAATGGTACTCTTTATATGTACTTGGTAAGGGATGTGAGGAATATGTAAATGTCACAAGAAAAGTGAGTAAAAAACAGAACTTTGCTAAtactggagtttttttttccttttggttgTGCACTTCAGTGGACATCACCATTCTGCGTTCCATAAGGTTAAACCCTAAAGTCTTTATAAGTGACTTgaaatgactttgttgtgaattgccGTTATACTAACAAAGCTGTATTTAACCAAATTCAAACTAACAACTATTCATTCAAAATTCAGTAATTCCCCAGCTTTTAAAATAGTTACAATAGTTGGTTccagagtcctgcaggttttagatgttttcttgcGGCAATGCACCTGGTTCCAAGGAAGTAAATCTCCAAATGTTTCttgttcagtttgtttcttaatgactcattcatttgagtcagttgtgatgcagcagggaaacatataaaacctgcaggacactggcccaagagggtccggagttggagatccctgctgTAGAGTGTGAGCTCTACATAAGCTTCTACACGGGTAGCATTTAAAAACCTCTTCACCTTTGACAGTCAGCCAGCTCTCTGGTGAGTCTCCTGATCCTGAGATGTTACACTTGTAGAGTCCTTGATCAGATCTGGAAACACTGAGGAGGGTCATGTTTCCTGTAGAACTGCTGTTGATGAGCTTGCCATCTTTGTAGAAATTTACTGGGAGGTTGCATTTGGATGCTTCAGCTTTGCATGCGCAGCTCAGAGTCAGATTGACTCCTTCCGTCACGGGATGGACTGGACTCTTCAGGATCACAAGACCATCTGAACAATGGGAAGACACATAAGAAAGCACATCAAATGACACTGTTTTAGATGGTTCATTCACTGATTTGGCCATTTATATCCGTTTAGATGAGGCAGCATTGGGATAAGAACTAATCAGGTTTCCATTgcaatttttttaagtaaagaaaCTTTACAAGAGGATTTATATGTTTCCTTGGGGAGGTTTTGCCTGTTTTGAGGAGAAGTTGCACCCAGTTTCAGTTTTCTTACCATTTAGCCtctatccttttctttttttttttttttttttgcagaggaAAGGTGCTCCAACTTTTAGCGGAATCAAGGAGTAGTCGTCTTTCAGCCATGGAAAATATCCATATTACCCTCTGGAGAGACTACGCAACCAGGTTAATTCTCTTAAAACCAGCCAATGGAGATATGTCTGATTGCTTTTTTTGGCTATCAAAGCCCTGCTATTAGATTTGGTATCTTTTAAGTGACTTATAATTGTGCTGAATGACTCTTGTAACAACAAACCTGAACTCATATGGGCCAACAGCTGTGGGGTGAGGTTCATGTTTTAGCTATAACCAACCACTAGAGGGCGACCATGACCATTTCACTGATCAAAACCAGAAGAATACGAGGATGTTTACAGTGGTTTAGGTAGTAATGATACAGAATATCTTTGATTATGTTTCAAATTAATTGAGAATCCACTTAGCGTTGTCTGAAATGAACCATTACCACTTTGGTTTAAATATGTCGCCAATCCTACCAGTGACAGTGATGTTGATATCATTGCTGGTTGCTCCAAGTTCAGTTTCACACCAGTATACTCCACTGTCTGAAGTGGGAAACGCAGCGCTGACGAAGTAGGGGGGCTGCCTTGAACACACCTGCAGGACAACCGTGGGTTACACTCTCATTCCAGTATCAGCTGTGACAAGAGCAAAGACTTAAGCTTAATATGAACAAGCaaacctcttcctcctccatcttcatcatTACTTTCCATCCAGCCACTTCCTTCTTCCCCTCCTTATCCTCACAGCTCACAGAGAAATGCTCATATTTAAAGAATTGCAGTCTTTCAGGAAAAACTGTCACAGAGACTAAAGAGAggtaaagaaatggaaaatatgaaacACAAGTAATGCTCTACCTTGACAAATAATTTTGTAAATAATGATGCAGTGTCCTCtactgaatttaaaaatctaataatcTTACCTGTTGTTTCGTCAGAATCCACAAATTCAATCACTAAATCAgacaaaatgaaacacaaagcaAATCATCTTTTATTGAAATGAACAAACCAGATTTGTGTATGCTGAGTCGGATATAAGGTTACCATTCCCAGTTTTTGCATGTGGAAATGGCAAAAAATGTGCACTGACCCACCCTGCCGCAACCCACACacgttggtggaaacagggctttagatctcagtgctgcttttgacacaGCTGACCAGGACATCCTATTAGATTGATTGCAAAATTGGGTGGGAATCTCTCGTCCAGTTCTGAAGGGTTAGTCAGTTAGTAATTATAGATCTGTTCAAACAAAGAttacctgtggagttccccaaggctccatcttgGGCCCCctattgttcagcatctacatgctcTTACTAGCTAAGATCATGGAGACAAGCTAATTATTTcatcataattatgctgatgacactctgCTCTATATTATTGCCTATCCAGGATGCTCTGGTCTCATATAAAGTTTAAGTGTGTGTCTCAGTCAAATCAATACGTGGATGTGTTGCTGAAATTGAAATCACTGatcaagccagaaatcttggtgtcattttggacTTTGAGCTCAATTTTAACAGCCATATTAAATCAGTAACCACATCGACCTTTTACCATACAATAATATATCTAGAATAAACATGATTTGGAAAAACTTGTTAATGCATGTTTTTAGTAGTCCTGACTACTGTAGTGGAGTTttctcaaaaaataaaaaaaataattaaaaaaaaatcactataaCAGCTGCAACTAATCCAGAAAGCTGCTGCTTGTGTCCTCacaaatagaatagaactttatttgtcattgcaacaaaaagtgcaacaaaattaaaaagaccagaaaaagagaaaatatcacTTCAGTTctcacatctttacactggcttcctgtgtgCCAAATAAGTGATTTTGCTGCAGATGTAAAAGGCTCTGAATGATTCTGGtccaaaatacatttttgatcTACTGATGGCATATGAGTCATCAAGACTTATGAGACCATCTGctgtacagaaatgtgctgtacaaataaacctgctttGCCTCTGGGAAAGGATATAAATCCCTCTGAGGCAGATCCACCAGACTGGCCTACAGCCTCTATCCTCAGGCAGTGAGGCTTAATGATTTGTCCTTCCTCTTTCTGCCCCAACCAATCATAACACACACCACATTCCTCCATTtcaactgtgaaaaaaaattgcattgcAGCAGTTTCTGAACA includes these proteins:
- the LOC121639791 gene encoding high affinity immunoglobulin gamma Fc receptor I-like, whose product is MKVTALCLLLMIEFVDSDETTVSVTVFPERLQFFKYEHFSVSCEDKEGKKEVAGWKVMMKMEEEEVCSRQPPYFVSAAFPTSDSGVYWCETELGATSNDINITVTDGLVILKSPVHPVTEGVNLTLSCACKAEASKCNLPVNFYKDGKLINSSSTGNMTLLSVSRSDQGLYKCNISGSGDSPESWLTVKVPPAGEDPPMPQVSVSTLVRHLVVGAPYLISTVLLGLIYKDRKREKRDQDIQTRHTSNEVLMQIIT